The following proteins are co-located in the Neomonachus schauinslandi chromosome 8, ASM220157v2, whole genome shotgun sequence genome:
- the GJA1 gene encoding gap junction alpha-1 protein: MGDWSALGKLLDKVQAYSTAGGKVWLSVLFIFRILLLGTAVESAWGDEQSAFRCNTQQPGCENVCYDKSFPISHVRFWVLQIIFVSVPTLLYLAHVFYVMRKEEKLNKKEEELKVAQTDGANVEMHLKQIEIKKFKYGIEEHGKVKMRGGLLRTYIISILFKSVFEVAFLLIQWYIYGFSLSAVYTCKRDPCPHQVDCFLSRPTEKTIFIIFMLVVSLVSLALNIIELFYVFFKGVKDRVKGKSDPYHASTGPLSPSKECGSPKYAYFNGCSSPTAPLSPMSPPGYKLVTGDRNNSSCRNYNKQASEQNWANYSAEQNRMGQAGSTISNSHAQPFDFPDDNQNSKKLATGHELQPLAIVDQRPSSRASSRASSRPRPDDLEI, encoded by the coding sequence ATGGGTGACTGGAGTGCCTTAGGCAAACTCCTTGACAAGGTTCAAGCCTATTCTACCGCTGGAGGGAAGGTGTGGCTGtctgtccttttcattttccGAATTCTGCTACTGGGGACAGCAGTTGAGTCGGCCTGGGGTGATGAGCAGTCTGCCTTTCGTTGTAACACTCAACAACCTGGTTGTGAAAATGTCTGCTATGACAAATCCTTCCCAATCTCTCATGTACGCTTCTGGGTCCTGCAGATCATATTTGTGTCTGTTCCCACACTCTTGTACCTGGCTCATGTGTTCTATGTGATGCGGAAGGAAGAGAAACTgaacaagaaggaggaggaactCAAAGTTGCCCAAACGGATGGTGCCAACGTGGAAATGCACTTGAAGCAGATTGAAATAAAGAAGTTCAAGTATGGTATTGAAGAGCACGGCAAGGTGAAAATGCGAGGGGGCCTGCTGCGAACCTACATCATTAGTATCCTCTTCAAGTCTGTCTTTGAGGTGGCCTTCTTGCTGATCCAGTGGTACATCTATGGATTCAGCTTGAGTGCCGTTTACACTTGCAAAAGAGATCCCTGCCCTCATCAAGTAGACTGCTTCCTCTCTCGCCCCACGGAGAAAACCATCTTCATCATCTTCATGCTGGTGGTGTCCCTGGTGTCTCTTGCCTTGAACATCATTGAACTTTTCTATGTCTTCTTCAAGGGTGTTAAGGATCGCGTGAAGGGAAAGAGTGATCCTTACCATGCTAGCACTGGCCCCCTGAGCCCCTCCAAAGAGTGTGGATCTCCGAAATATGCGTATTTCAATGGCTGCTCCTCACCCACAGCTCCCCTCTCTCCCATGTCTCCTCCTGGGTACAAGCTGGTTACTGGAGACAGAAACAATTCTTCCTGCCGCAATTACAACAAACAAGCAAGTGAGCAAAACTGGGCTAATTACAGTGCAGAACAAAATCGAATGGGGCAGGCCGGAAGCACCATCTCCAACTCCCATGCACAGccttttgatttccctgatgacaaccAGAATTCTAAAAAACTAGCTACTGGGCATGAACTGCAACCACTAGCCATTGTGGACCAGCGGCCTTCCAGCAGAGCCAGCAGCCGTGCCAGCAGCCGACCTCGGCCTGATGACCTGGAGATCTAG